The genomic region TGATCACGATCAACCCATCGCCAAGCCTGCCCCTCTAGCGCCGTCACCTTAGCATGATCAACACCATAGACTGACCAAAAACTCAGCTCAACAGACTTATCAGGATAGTCAAAGTTTAGGCGATGAAACGGCGTGGCGTTTGC from Pseudomonadales bacterium harbors:
- a CDS encoding 8-oxo-dGTP diphosphatase MutT, with protein sequence ANATPFHRLNFDYPDKSVELSFWSVYGVDHAKVTALEGQAWRWVDRDQLSQYNFPKANDIIVAMLS